The DNA region ATAGAGAAACTAATCAAGTAGCAGACTGCTTAGCTAAAAATGCATATGTCAAAAGTGAATCTTTCATGTTTTGTAACTTCAAGAATTCACCTAAAGAGGCAAAGGGTCCATATCATTTAGACAAGAGACAATTGCCTAATGTTAGAATAAGATATGATAaaggctattttttttgttagttaAGTTAGACTAGAAGGGGAGGAGTTTGGTGCAAGGCAACACAACTATTTCCCCTATATGCTCAAGGATTATCATCATCCTTCTTTCGTAATGAAGGTCAGGCCATAGTATTTGCCTTGATGGAATAAAAGCACACCCAAGCTTTAATGGgtgattatattaaaaaaaaaactacttctGAAAATATCTAATtataaatttcttattttattcttaatgagaAGCTTTTATATTCACGTAAATTAATGCTTTTTAAGACCATAAGTTTTAAAGGtttataatcacacaaatattatgAGTAGTATCTTTTAGATCACAATTTTCATAATCATGTTTTTTGATTAAACTTCGTATCAAATCAAATTATGTCTGATAACTAGGTTGAAACCGAGGGAACATCTAATAGAGTTTTTTGAAATCATCTTTATGTGGAGAAATTGTGAATGTATTTATCAACTTTACTACTTCTGGACATTGGAGAAAGATTAGGATAGCTTTATAAAGAATGGTGGGTTGATGTCATTAAGGCTGCGCACATCTTGCTTTTTAGCCTACGTGGAGAAATATAAAAAGTAACAGCATAATATAATTAAACTTGGTCTATTTGTTATCTTCTATTCGTGATTCGGAATACCTGTTgcaatatattataattttggtTAAGCATTATCTAAGTGTTGAATAATTGAGGCTTTGAACCTTCATCAACTGCTTCCTCTTGAGAATCTGAGATTGCATCGGGACTTGCTAGCTGCTGCTACATATTGTAATAAATTAAAAGtctaatcaaattaacatttgACACGGCAGACAATAGTTGAAAGTCATTAGTTTCTTCTAAACTAACAGCTATATCTAGCCTAGAAGGACAACACCATTTCTGGAatatgagtcatgattcttctTGTAAATAAATTAAGAGTCTAACGAGATCTTGTACTAAAGTGGATTGATTTTATTAGTGTCTTCTAACTCCGAAGTActggtaaaaaaaataaaaatatgaaaaggtcgaacaaaaaaaaaaagggcgaagagcagaaattaaataaatataaaacagGAAAAACATGTACAGATCAATGTGATATGTACTCCATTTCTTTTTCGGTATAACCATCCAATATTTATAAAAGGTAATCTACTAAATATCTAATTGTGAACTCAATaattattgtatattaatttgaaattactATCGGAAGGCATAGCCTATAAATAATATGCGCATGTATACCCGGCTCGAACCTGAAACCCTTTGATTTTGCGATTCTTCGCATCACATCCATCAATActcttttttttggttaatatttctttattctTCCCAACAAGGTAATTACGAAGAAAAGTCCTTGCTCCATTTCTATATAAGCCCTAGAGATATTCAAGACTACAcctcaaacaaacaaaaatgtCTTCCATTCCACTTCCTACCATCAATACCATCTCTAGTTCTCCTTCCTCTTCAACCACCACCTCTTTTTCCAACTTACATTCTTCTCCTTTCTTTACAAAGACATCAAAAGTTTCCACTATCAAAAAGCATAATGGCCATCATAATTTCCAAGTCTCATGCAAAACCACAGAAGATGATCATGACCACAACTCTCCCATTGACATTTCTAAAAGAACCTATTCTTCAAGCAATAAGATGGATAGAAGAAACATGCTACTTGGATTAGGAGGTCTTTATGGTGCTTCTACTCTTGTTGATGGTCATCCCTTTGCCTTCGCGGCTCCGGTGAACGGACCTGATGTTACCAAATGTGGCCCGGCAAATCTGCCACAAGGTGAGCCACTGTTAGatattttgtaatatatatataataaagtgCTATTGTCCCACATCAATAATAAgacaaaaatgattttgaaagctttataTATTAGTAAAAGACTTGAATTttcgatttttcgattttcaCTTAAAACTTGCATTAAATCTGAATTTTAAAGCTAAACAAatatttgttcatgaaataagatgATTATGCTGAATATATTTCTTTTCAACTCTAATGGACTAAGTTAATGACTATACCATGACTTTGTTGTATCCTGAAGAGTTTTATGTGTATTTTCTCTTTAAGGAAAGTTATTTTTATGCGCCTCAAaatcttttcttctaaattcccTTTTCCTATCATTTTAACAGGTGCCGCACCAGTCAATTGTTGTCCACCGATGACCGGGAATATCATCGACTTCCAGCTTCCACCACCATCCACCACACTCCGTATTCGGCCTGCAGCTCATTCTGCGGATAGCGCCTATATTGAGAAATTCAATAGAGCTATTCGGCTTATGAAACAACTTCCCGACGATGATCCACGTAGCTTCAGGCAACAAGCAAATGTTCATTGTGCTTACTGTGATGGTGCTTATGACCAACTAGGTTTCCCAAATTCTGAGCTCCAAGTTCATGGCTCTTGGCTCTTCCTTCCTTTTCATCGTTGTTATCTCTATTTCTTCGAACGAATCTTGGGAAATTTAATCAATGATCCCACCTTCGCGATACCATTTTGGAATTGGGATCATCCTGATGGCATGCGCATTCCGGCCATGTACACAAACCCTAGTTCTCCCCTCTATGATCGGCTCAGAGATCGGAGGCATCAGCCTCCGGTCATGGTCGATCTGGACTTCAATGGGAGGGATCCCAACATAAGTAACGCTCAACAAACATCCCAAAATCTCACAATTATGTATAGGCAAATTGTGTCACTAGGAAGCACTCCGGCGACTTTCCTTGGAGACCCTTACCGCGCTGGTGGTGAGCCCGGTGGAGGTGGGTCCCTAGAGAACATTCCTCATGGTCCAGTTCATATTTGGACCGGTGATAGAACCCAACCTAATTTTGAAAACATGGGAGATTTTTATTCAGCTGCTAGAGACCCTATTTTCTATGCTCATCATTCGAACATCGATAGATTATGGAGTGTCTGGAAAACCCTAGGAGGTAGACGTCAAGATTTCACCGACCCTGATTTTCTAAATGCTTCGTTTATATTTTACGATGAAAATGCACAAATGGTACGTATTAAAGTTCGCGATTGTTTGGATTCAAGAGAACTTGGATATGTATATCAAGATGTAACAAACCCATGGATAAATTCTCGTCCAACGCCTAGGGTTTCGAGGTCTTTGAGCAGCGTAAGGAGGCTCGTTGAAGCTAAAGCAGCTGATAACAATGATCAACATAATTTTGCAAGTCCAAAAGAAATTTTCCCAACAAAACTTGACCATGTGATAAAAGTCATGGTGAAAAGGCCAAATAAGAAAAAGCggaacaagaaggagaaaaatgagaaagaagAGATTTTAGTGGTTGAAGGATTAGAGTTGGAGCCTGATGTTTTTGTTAAGTTTGATGTGCTGATTAATGATGAAGATGAGACTTTGATTTCGCCAGATAAGGCTGAGTTTGCTGGAAGTTTTGTGAATGTGCCGCATCATAATCATGGTAAGGGTGAGATTAAAAAACGTAAGACTAAGTTAAAGTTGTCTATCACTGAGCTATTGGAGGATTTGGATGCTGAGGATGATGATCATGTGTTGGTGACTTTAGTCCCCAAGAATGGTTCTGGTGCTGTCAAAATTGGTGGCCTCAAGATTGTGCTTgagtaatttttaattaattatttccctCAGATAATGATGTATTTTGCTTGATGTATTTTCTATAGTATCCTACTGTTTCTGATTAATGTTGCATTGGACAGTGTAATTCGTGGATACACGCTGTTTCTGATTTATGTATATTGCAACTGTGTTTGCATGGAATAAAGGAAGAAAACTTAGTtgtatattttatttagtagtctGTCAAACGATGCAAGCAATTCTAGTTTTACCTTATTTCGTAGTCTAAGGTCATCGATTGCTGCCCATATTGGTCGTCCACCACGCACCtccagaaaagaaaaggaactaATAATTATGggtgtaaaaaataattacacaaTCAAATTAAGTTAATTGCAAGTTgcaactaattttatttaataaacttTCATTAGTAACTTATATTAATATAGTAAATAACCTACTATATTTAACAATATACGTGCTAACTATATGAGTAACAATTTCTTATACTATCAATGCATATAATTTAAATTCAGATGTATAATATAATTTCCTGAAGATATATATCAGATTGTGTATTTTTCATGCATTAGGGGCCGAGCGCGAGGCATATActataaaaaaatgatattgTAATAGTCCACTATATTATAGCTAATTATAACTTCTAAGAGTAAGAATCGATGCACGTCTCTTGGACTTCCAATTACCTTTTCCAAGGTTGCTTAATATTCTAAATTTACACATGCTTTAAATCAAAGTTAACTCTTACTAGTATTAACTTATACTAATTTCTGAGGTTCAAATGCGGAAAGTTGACTAAATTCAGAGAATCATAGAGAGCCCTAGATATCGAAAGAGATGCACTTTAGACAGTGGCTAATTATATAATGGTTgaaaaagttatataaaaacaTATACTTGTGAGAGTTACGTGCTGTAGTTTTGATCTTGCTTGTATTAATAAATGCGTACATCTGTACTGGAATAGAAATACTGTCGCACGATATTGAAGAAAGTTGTTTATGCGGCCAAGCGATTCACAGACAAATCTAAAATTTCCTGTTTATTTTTGGATGAATAAAAGGGGTGCGCACCTAAGGCGtaaaatttattaagaaaaaactGACAAAtctaaaatttgaagttttaaaGTTATTATAAGgatctcaagttaatatataatattataggtTTACAGTTaaatatatttagtaaatttctGAATATACCTATATGGGCAAAATCTACTAAGTTCAAGTGAAGTCGTGAATTAAAACTAATACGTTATATAGATACTGGTTACTTTTCTGCCCTATATGTTAAAAATAGCtattgttatggaattttatattcCATAGGTGAAATTCTATGATAATATCCCGAAGTTATATcaatgaaatttgaaatttcataGTGACAAACCATTACAAAGTTTGAAAAGTAGCAACTGTGAATTTTACCCTATATTACATGCTAGATCCACCTTTAAGAATTACATGCTAGAGATCCAGTTGTATTTTTCTATGCTAGCACACACCCAAATATTTCTACTACATGCAGGGTTAGTATGACGAAGAATAACACGATGAAAGCATTATTTATGGTTTATGCCAAAGCTGGGATAGGAGGAGTAATGAAAAATGATTAAGGAAATTTTATAATGACTTCCTCAATTCTagtcaaatttaataattagcATTTTGGAGTAAGTtggtacagtcaaacctcttaCAGTCAAGCCTCTCTATAATTGCTATTCGacataacaacatttcactataacagcCTGATTTTCTCCGGAATCGatttttcttgttatattttacttctttataacaacattctacctATAACAGCAATGACATTCttatagcggtacactctttgtagAATTACCTCTATATAACAGCtatactcaaatattgtgtaattatattttgtaagaaatatcttatgtataaaataaaatattaaaatatttatggtaatcatcattaatgtcatGGACATAGTAGAGCCATCAAGGAAAAGATATAGAATTCCCTTTGCTCGAAGTTTGGACAAAATTCCTTGTCAATTCAagcgttatattatcactaaaAGACTGGAATATACGAAACAACCTACAATTGCAGAATTCTTACATCAAACTTGAATTAtgtaaattctcaattaattttaaatgcatatgttccttagattttaattctttatcgtGGTACAATTACTTATGGATTTATTGGTAACTTATTTGTctttttaattaatgagatatgaaaatcatttagattttaaaattaacaagtatactgtttttgtttataacataaaaagtacagtaaaataattgtttgcgtacttttatctataacagctaaatgagatctaaacatCAAATGCTGAAGGAAAATATTCTATTGAAAAACTCTATGAATCTCTGAATGCTCTCTACAATCTCCACGATATAAAATAACTAGCAACAATcctatttataataatataaaacttactttaactcaaaacagAAAAACCTATTCCTATactaatttgactataaatcctaattagacatgaattaaaataccaaatcctaaccaattttagtttcctacaattttgaattattatttccaacattctcccgtaattcaaaattgtatatCTAATTCTTGATGCACTTGTCACCATCTTCAAATTGCTGAGGCACTTGTTTCCAATCCatcaattgttgaagcactttctcttcaaccgtCACTCACCATCTTCTAatttgttgaagcactttctcttcaaccttcacttACCATCTTCTAatttgttgaagcactttctcttcaaccttcacaatcgttggagcactttctctcTAACATTTCAgtttgttgatgcactttctcaccaaccttcaattgttgaagcactttcgCTTCAACTTTCACAATCATTGGAGCCCTTTCTCTCCGACATTTcaatttgttgatgcactttctgaccaaccttcaattgttgaagcactttctcttcaactttcacaaTCGTTGGAGctctctccaacattccaattttgttgatgcactttctcacCAACCTTCAATtattgaagcactttctcttcaacctttaaccgttggagcactttctctccaacattccaattttgttgatgcactttctcaccaactttcaattgttgaagcactttctcttcaactttcacaaTCGTTGGGGCACTTTCTCcccaacattccaattttgttgatgcactttctcatcaaccttccattttttttctctttaactTTTAGAGATGATATCCTTCCTCTTGTGCCATATGTGCTTGCATCTCTTTAAACTTGCAATAGTTTGTTAGTCCTTCTCAGCATGATTGTttttcatgcatatcattagccCGATATTTgccaacatcatcatcattggcCAGACGAGCGGCATGTATGAGTCATAGCCGCCTGCCGGCAGCGGAAGCTCTTTGATTTTCTACCAGGATCGtagaagctctgataccaatttgaaggaaaatattctaTTGAAAAACTCTATGAATCTCTGAATGCTCTCTACAATCTCCACGATATAAAATAACTAGCAACAAccctatttataataatataaaacctactttaactcaaaacagAAAAACCTATTCCTATactaatttgactataaatcctaattagacatgaattaaaataccAAATCCAACAAATGCCAATgtacatacataacaacaccTCACTATAGCAGCCATGAAGTTTTCGGACAAACGCTAGCATTATAGGGAGATTTGACTGTATGTGCAAAATGAGCTTACAAATTTTACCATAGACCTCGATTCCCTTCTTGTTGGTAACGTGCTTTAGAAAAGGAAGACAAACAACTCCAAAATGAACGAGAGTGATTGATGACACATCATAGATAATGAACCAATTCAATGTTAAATCTATGCATTATTTGAGGGAAGCTAATCAAGTGGCAGATTGCCTAGCCAAATTGTAACTACTAGCAATGAGGCTATTCCATGCTATTTCTCCTTTCAGCAATTTTCTAAAAGGGGCAAACGGTCCTTTTTCGTTAGACAAATACCAAATGTCTAGTATTACCATATATTATGAAAAGTTTAATTTCCTTGGTTAAATTCACTACCAAACGAGCCCTGCCAAATGATTACATGAACACCATGGGCAGGGGTGAATTTACTATGTAAATTATGGTGCATGTGATGACGTGATCATCCATGGTCTCCACGTAAACTCAATATATTATATacgtattttttaaaattggtatAATATTAACTAGTGGCACAACACTTGGTTGAATGCTGAATTATTTACCTTGGTTGTTTGAGAATAAAGAGGAATAATAGCGAATCACACTCCGTTAAGCCTTCGCATGTTGTTGAATGGACTAAACTTGAGTTAACGAATAAACTGATAGAAAGTAAGAGGTGATTTCCAAAAGGAAAACCCACCAGGTGTTTGTCTTTATGCCTTAAAGAGctttatttggatttttttttcatgaagttAGTCTTGAATTCTGATGTTTTAATTTGCATACATGCTAGTAGCTTATTGAATCTCTTGTATATCATGTTAACCAAATAATCAACTGATCTGCTTGTGCGCTGTAAACGGACAGAGGCGGATTCAGAGCTTAAAGTTAGTGGGTGTAGTTACTCTGTACCTACTATTTCTATGTGACAATGGCCTTAATtaagtgtaaatatatatttcaaaaaaaattcaactgtATAATGTATTTTCGCTTGTACATGGATGTTAAAAGTAATTAGCATACTTGTAGGCAGTAGCGGAGTTAGGATTTTCacaaagggggttcaaaaatataaaagagtaaGAAATGAGGACGCCAAGGgagttcaacatctactatttatacataaaaaataattttaaccttgtgtATACATGATAATTTTTTGCCGAAGGGGGTTGGGGTGAACACCCTGGCCACCACTTGGCTCCGCCCCTACTTGTAGGATTTCAAGCAGGACAAGGGAAAATTGAAAGAGATCAATAAATTTCCTGCATATAATTCTCTAATAACTTTTGTGCTGGATAAGCATCATTGTTTCTGAGTTTCATAAAATAACGTGTTAGATGAGAAACATGGTATGAAACAACATCCGTATTACCATGCATTATCTAATTCTTCTCCTAATAATCAGGTGCAGATCACATGAATGAAAGTAATAATGATGTATGATAACAGTGATTAATCCTACTAATTCTGctcaacaacaactacaacaacaacatacctagtgtattCCCACAAGTGTGATCTGGGGAGGGtgggtgtacgcagaccttacccctactttgtggggtagagaggctgtttccgataaaccctcagctcaagaaaatcgtttttcagaaaataggttgaaagaaatgcaagagtaaaagatatgatgaaaaatttgaaggaagaaaagtACTGACAATACAAACATTAAAGGATAAAACTAAAAATAGTACTGTAGTAATAAAATCAAACATAAGATAGAGCTAGCAAAATGCATTAGTATGACATACAAACTGTAGAAACAAGGAAAACCCGTGACTAGAACATGGAAAATGCATAAAATAGGCAAGCATTGACATGTATACTTCTAATTCTGAAAGTAAAAAGACAATCCGGAGTTATGTACATTCTACAAAACCAGTCACAAAGGTGTAATAGATATTGTATGTATTGCAGGTGGTGGAGGAAAGCTAGAGTTTAGCTCACTGCTCCCCGTCCTCCAAACATAAAAGGATATAATGTTTAGCAATTCTCTCATAGTAGATGTATGAAATCACAGCGCAAGAAGCATCTAGAGAACACCTGCCAGGCAAAGCTTCATTATGCTAATTGCTCAAACCTCTCAAAAGTGTCTATATGTGCTAATGCCGTTATATATTGACACCTATAgtgatcttctttttttttgggtttttcttttttggagaaaatgaatgtATACTTTATGCCTCTGGATTAGGATCTGTCTCTATTTCTGAAGCCAATTCCCTCGTCAACATGTCAGCACGATCATCTTGCCCACCAGCAAAAGTATAGACTCTGAATGCAAATTGGAATGCCTTCCATAGATGTTTAGCTGATCCCTTTTTAGTACCATCATTTTTGGGTCCAGCTCCttcattttccttttgcttTGCTTCTCTCCTCTCCTGATTCAACATCAAGTGTTACTTGAAAAAAGATATCCTAGAATACTAAGGTGAGTGATTGCTACATTtgctatacatgttttacaccGTGCTAACCTTCAAAGTCAGTTCCATACAGTTTGAGGAAACATCCACCATCAATTCTTTGATACGCACAAGAATGCCAAAATCAAAGTGGATTTTATGGCTCTTAAATTTCTTGGATTCGTCATCTTTTGTCCGTTCCAGTGTGTCCATTTCTCCTTTGATCTAGATGATAGAACCATTTGTTAGAGCCACTAATGGAAATATATAAAAGCTGTGTCATGAGAAATTTTCAACTGCATCATGAGAAGTTTTCAACTGCGAACTTAGGTTCTACCTTGTTGAAGTAATTCTCAGCTTTGTCAAGAAGTTGTCCAACGGGTGGGGCTACTGGCCAATTCTGTAGAGTTTTGGCTATTGTATCTAACTTGGTATGAAGTGCTGCGGCCATCCTCAGTGCTTCCAACTTCTTGGTAGGGAATTCTTCAAACCTTGCTAGCACCTACATCAAGATTACTTTAAGAGAAACCCTGAAGTGGGAATCATGgagaaatatgtatatatacagcAGATATATATTAAACCTGAGATTCATCCGTTAGTTTCTCAAGGTGGGATTCTACAGTTTTGTGGAACTTAATAAGCTCAGACATATCTGATGTTTGGAAAGAGGTAATAGCTGTTTTCATCTCCTTGATTGTTTTTGCATGTACTCTAACATCCTCTTCAATTTGTTGGTGGTATGCTGACCTGAGACATATATGACATAATTTTCAAAGATATGTCGAAAACATATGAAAGATTCACCTctactaaataaaaaaagggcagcctcgtgcactaagctcccgctatgcgcggggtccgggaCACCTCTACTAAATAATCTGTTCAA from Lycium ferocissimum isolate CSIRO_LF1 chromosome 2, AGI_CSIRO_Lferr_CH_V1, whole genome shotgun sequence includes:
- the LOC132045673 gene encoding polyphenol oxidase, chloroplastic-like; amino-acid sequence: MSSIPLPTINTISSSPSSSTTTSFSNLHSSPFFTKTSKVSTIKKHNGHHNFQVSCKTTEDDHDHNSPIDISKRTYSSSNKMDRRNMLLGLGGLYGASTLVDGHPFAFAAPVNGPDVTKCGPANLPQGAAPVNCCPPMTGNIIDFQLPPPSTTLRIRPAAHSADSAYIEKFNRAIRLMKQLPDDDPRSFRQQANVHCAYCDGAYDQLGFPNSELQVHGSWLFLPFHRCYLYFFERILGNLINDPTFAIPFWNWDHPDGMRIPAMYTNPSSPLYDRLRDRRHQPPVMVDLDFNGRDPNISNAQQTSQNLTIMYRQIVSLGSTPATFLGDPYRAGGEPGGGGSLENIPHGPVHIWTGDRTQPNFENMGDFYSAARDPIFYAHHSNIDRLWSVWKTLGGRRQDFTDPDFLNASFIFYDENAQMVRIKVRDCLDSRELGYVYQDVTNPWINSRPTPRVSRSLSSVRRLVEAKAADNNDQHNFASPKEIFPTKLDHVIKVMVKRPNKKKRNKKEKNEKEEILVVEGLELEPDVFVKFDVLINDEDETLISPDKAEFAGSFVNVPHHNHGKGEIKKRKTKLKLSITELLEDLDAEDDDHVLVTLVPKNGSGAVKIGGLKIVLE